One window of the Methanocaldococcus vulcanius M7 genome contains the following:
- a CDS encoding 50S ribosomal protein L14e, with amino-acid sequence MPAVEVGRVCIKTAGREAGQICVIVDVLDKNFVVVDGLVKRRRCNIKHLEPTEKKVDIQKGASTEEVKLALDAAGLLKEEE; translated from the coding sequence ATGCCAGCAGTAGAAGTAGGAAGAGTTTGTATAAAAACAGCAGGAAGAGAAGCAGGACAGATCTGTGTTATAGTTGATGTTTTAGATAAAAACTTTGTAGTAGTTGATGGGTTAGTTAAGAGAAGAAGATGCAACATAAAACACTTAGAGCCAACAGAGAAAAAGGTTGACATTCAAAAAGGAGCTTCAACAGAAGAAGTTAAATTAGCTTTAGATGCTGCAGGACTCTTAAAAGAAGAGGAGTAG
- the cmk gene encoding (d)CMP kinase translates to MIITIGGLPGTGTTTIAKMIAEKYNLRHVCAGFIFREMAEEMGMDLQEFSKYAEEHKEVDEEIDRRQVEIAKQGNVILEGRLAAWMLLKNGIKPDLTIWFKAPLEVRAERISKRENIDKDIALKKMIERENSEKKRYKEIYGIDIDDLSIYDLIIDTSKWNVEGVFNIVSSAIDNLQQ, encoded by the coding sequence ATGATAATCACAATCGGGGGGCTACCAGGAACTGGCACGACCACAATAGCAAAAATGATAGCAGAGAAATACAACCTAAGACACGTATGTGCTGGCTTCATATTTAGAGAGATGGCGGAAGAAATGGGCATGGATTTGCAGGAATTTAGCAAATACGCTGAGGAACATAAAGAAGTTGATGAAGAGATAGACAGAAGGCAAGTAGAGATAGCAAAACAAGGAAATGTCATATTAGAAGGAAGATTAGCAGCGTGGATGTTATTAAAAAACGGAATTAAGCCAGATTTAACCATCTGGTTTAAAGCCCCCCTTGAAGTTAGAGCAGAGAGAATTAGTAAGAGAGAAAACATCGATAAAGACATTGCTCTAAAAAAGATGATCGAAAGAGAGAATAGTGAAAAAAAGAGATATAAAGAAATATATGGAATAGATATTGATGATCTTTCAATTTACGATCTGATAATTGATACTTCAAAATGGAATGTGGAGGGAGTGTTTAATATCGTCTCCTCTGCCATAGATAATCTACAACAATAA
- a CDS encoding 50S ribosomal protein L34e — translation MPAPRYRSRSYRRVYRRTPGGRIVIHYKKRKPGKPRCAICGAELHGVPRGRPVEVRKLPKTGRRPERPYGGYLCPRCLKRLMIKRARTL, via the coding sequence ATGCCAGCACCAAGATACAGATCAAGATCATATAGGAGAGTTTACAGGAGAACTCCTGGAGGAAGAATAGTCATCCACTACAAAAAAAGAAAACCAGGAAAACCAAGATGTGCAATTTGCGGAGCAGAACTCCACGGAGTTCCAAGAGGTAGGCCAGTAGAGGTTAGAAAATTACCAAAAACTGGAAGAAGACCCGAAAGGCCATATGGTGGCTACTTATGTCCAAGATGTTTAAAAAGATTAATGATTAAAAGAGCAAGAACACTTTAA
- a CDS encoding dihydroorotate dehydrogenase yields MLEIDICGIKFKNPVFLASGIMGETGSALKRIAKGGSGAVVTKSVGLYPNPGHKNPTIVEVYGGFLNAMGLPNPGVDEYIEEIKSVKKDLEKMGVRVIGSIYGKDEKEFMDVAKKIESFVDAIELNISCPHAKGYGATIGQNPEMSYNVCAAVKDVVKIPVFAKLTPNVSDIVEIAGAVVEAGVDGLVAINTVRGMVIDIKAKKPILSNKFGGLSGKAIKPVGIKAVWDLYENFDVPIIGVGGIMSGEDAIEYMMAGASAVQVGSGVYYRGYNVFKKICDEICSFLKEENLTLKEIVGLAHR; encoded by the coding sequence ATGTTAGAAATAGATATTTGTGGCATTAAATTCAAAAATCCTGTGTTTTTAGCAAGTGGAATAATGGGAGAAACAGGTAGTGCATTAAAAAGAATTGCAAAGGGAGGATCTGGGGCAGTTGTTACGAAATCAGTTGGATTATATCCAAACCCTGGTCATAAAAATCCTACAATTGTAGAAGTTTATGGTGGATTTTTAAATGCAATGGGTTTACCAAATCCTGGGGTTGATGAATACATAGAGGAAATAAAATCTGTTAAAAAAGACCTTGAAAAGATGGGTGTTAGAGTTATTGGTTCTATATATGGAAAGGATGAGAAGGAATTTATGGATGTCGCTAAGAAAATTGAAAGTTTTGTTGATGCTATTGAATTAAATATTTCCTGTCCACATGCGAAGGGTTATGGGGCAACAATAGGACAAAATCCAGAGATGTCATATAACGTATGTGCTGCGGTTAAGGACGTTGTTAAAATCCCTGTTTTTGCTAAACTAACTCCCAATGTTAGTGATATTGTAGAAATAGCTGGAGCGGTTGTAGAGGCGGGGGTAGATGGGCTCGTGGCAATTAATACTGTTAGGGGAATGGTTATTGATATTAAAGCGAAAAAACCCATTTTATCCAACAAATTTGGAGGATTGAGTGGAAAAGCGATAAAACCCGTTGGTATAAAGGCAGTTTGGGATCTTTATGAGAACTTCGATGTGCCTATTATTGGTGTTGGAGGGATAATGAGTGGGGAGGATGCTATTGAGTATATGATGGCGGGTGCTTCAGCTGTTCAAGTTGGAAGTGGAGTTTATTATAGGGGATATAATGTGTTTAAAAAGATCTGTGATGAGATATGTTCATTTTTAAAGGAAGAAAATTTAACTTTAAAAGAGATAGTTGGTTTGGCTCATAGATGA
- a CDS encoding CBS domain-containing protein, with protein MKVECDIPISEVMSFPVITAKKDMSVYDIANIMTEHNIGAVVIVEDNKPVGILTERDIVKRVVSKNLKPKEVLAEEVMSKKIITIHQNASITEAAKIMAKYGVKRLPVVKDGNLMGIITQSDIIKISPNLLEIVMEYASITPEDVEGLSLDTDEFSEEYINGICENCGYQGRVRLYQGRYLCDECIEEFEEKEE; from the coding sequence ATGAAAGTTGAATGTGATATTCCTATTTCTGAAGTTATGAGCTTTCCAGTCATTACTGCAAAAAAGGATATGAGTGTTTATGATATTGCAAACATAATGACAGAACATAATATAGGAGCAGTGGTGATCGTTGAAGATAACAAACCCGTAGGAATTTTAACTGAGAGAGATATTGTTAAAAGAGTTGTATCAAAAAATTTAAAGCCGAAAGAAGTTTTAGCAGAAGAAGTTATGAGCAAAAAAATAATAACCATACATCAAAACGCGTCAATAACAGAAGCTGCCAAAATTATGGCAAAATACGGAGTAAAAAGATTACCTGTTGTTAAAGATGGGAATTTAATGGGTATAATTACTCAAAGCGACATAATTAAAATATCTCCAAATCTACTGGAAATCGTTATGGAATATGCATCAATAACTCCCGAAGATGTGGAAGGGCTTTCATTAGACACAGATGAATTTAGCGAAGAATATATTAACGGAATATGTGAAAACTGCGGTTATCAGGGCAGAGTAAGATTATATCAAGGAAGATACTTATGTGATGAATGTATAGAAGAATTCGAGGAAAAAGAGGAGTAA
- the tmk gene encoding dTMP kinase codes for MFIVFEGIDGSGKTTISKKLAKSINAFWTYEPSNSVVGELIRKILSGNVKVDDKTLALLFSADRIEHNKKIKEELRYRDVVCDRYLYSSIAYQSVAGVDEDFIRSINRYALKPDLVFLLICDIETALKRINTKDIFEKKEFLEKVQEKYLDLAKKEGFVIIDTTDRTVEDVYSEVFKTVKLRSNYGF; via the coding sequence ATGTTTATTGTGTTTGAGGGTATAGATGGGAGTGGAAAGACCACAATCTCAAAAAAATTGGCTAAAAGTATAAACGCATTTTGGACTTATGAGCCATCAAATAGTGTTGTAGGAGAATTGATTAGGAAAATACTTTCTGGAAATGTTAAAGTTGATGATAAGACCTTAGCTTTGTTATTCTCAGCGGATAGGATAGAGCATAACAAGAAGATCAAAGAAGAACTTAGATACAGGGATGTTGTGTGTGATAGATACCTCTACTCTTCAATCGCTTATCAAAGTGTTGCAGGTGTTGACGAGGACTTTATAAGGTCGATAAATAGATACGCATTGAAGCCAGATCTTGTTTTTTTGTTAATTTGCGATATTGAAACTGCATTAAAACGAATAAACACAAAAGATATTTTTGAAAAAAAAGAATTTTTAGAAAAAGTGCAAGAGAAATACTTAGATCTTGCAAAAAAAGAAGGTTTTGTAATCATAGATACAACAGACAGAACCGTTGAGGACGTTTACAGTGAGGTTTTTAAAACAGTGAAATTAAGATCCAACTATGGTTTTTAA
- the hisA gene encoding 1-(5-phosphoribosyl)-5-[(5-phosphoribosylamino)methylideneamino]imidazole-4-carboxamide isomerase, with protein sequence MIVIPAVDLKDKKCVQLIQGDPTKKHLELEDPVNVAKKWVHDGAEYLHIVDLDAALGCGNNVDVIEKIVEEVNIPVEVGGGIRSLTIAKRLMDIGVDKIVVGTKAITDPTFLNELLSEIEREKIILAVECKQGKVAIKGWKETINKNPIEIAKKYEKKVGGILFTNVDVEGMLSGIKTDIIETLVKNVRVPIIYSGGITTLEDIKKLKEIGVDGVIIGSALYKGIINLKDALKISKS encoded by the coding sequence GTGATCGTAATTCCCGCTGTTGATCTAAAAGATAAAAAATGTGTGCAATTAATTCAAGGGGATCCAACTAAAAAACACTTAGAACTCGAAGATCCTGTGAATGTTGCTAAAAAATGGGTGCATGATGGGGCAGAATACTTACATATCGTTGATCTTGATGCTGCATTGGGTTGTGGAAATAATGTTGATGTTATTGAAAAGATCGTTGAAGAAGTTAATATTCCCGTCGAAGTTGGAGGCGGAATTAGAAGTTTAACAATTGCTAAGAGGTTAATGGATATTGGTGTAGATAAAATCGTAGTAGGAACTAAGGCAATAACCGATCCGACCTTTTTAAATGAATTACTTTCTGAAATTGAAAGGGAAAAAATAATTTTAGCTGTTGAATGTAAACAGGGAAAAGTTGCTATAAAAGGATGGAAAGAGACGATCAATAAGAATCCCATAGAGATTGCAAAAAAATATGAAAAAAAAGTTGGAGGGATTTTATTTACTAATGTTGACGTTGAGGGGATGTTGAGTGGAATAAAAACAGATATAATCGAAACGTTGGTAAAGAATGTAAGAGTTCCAATAATTTATTCCGGTGGAATAACAACCCTTGAAGATATAAAAAAACTTAAAGAGATCGGAGTTGATGGGGTTATTATTGGATCTGCGCTTTATAAGGGAATAATTAATTTAAAAGATGCATTAAAAATATCTAAAAGTTAA
- the ecnA gene encoding calcium-activated nuclease EcnA yields MKIKIIPIILIILINLLFCGCFEQHNNVVSSPFIDAHEHYYGRVVKVVDGDTIYVEVNGHLWKIRLLGVDTPETYKKNNPHEYYLLNGTPITDINYLKYWGEKAKNFAKRELDHKEVIIVFDDEAPKKDKYGRYLAYIYINDSGKLENFNEELLKYGYARVYVSRFELEHEFLNIERKAKENRIGLWNWTNN; encoded by the coding sequence ATGAAGATAAAAATAATTCCTATAATCTTAATAATTTTAATTAACCTGCTATTTTGCGGATGTTTTGAGCAACACAACAATGTGGTTTCTTCTCCATTCATCGATGCTCATGAACACTACTACGGAAGAGTTGTTAAAGTTGTAGATGGAGATACTATTTATGTGGAAGTTAATGGTCATTTATGGAAGATTAGGTTGCTGGGAGTTGATACTCCTGAGACATATAAAAAGAATAACCCCCATGAATATTATTTACTAAACGGAACACCAATAACTGATATAAATTATCTTAAATATTGGGGAGAAAAAGCCAAAAACTTTGCAAAGAGGGAGTTAGATCATAAGGAAGTAATAATAGTTTTTGATGACGAAGCTCCAAAAAAAGACAAATATGGAAGGTATTTAGCGTATATCTATATAAACGATAGCGGGAAGTTAGAAAACTTCAACGAGGAATTATTAAAGTATGGATATGCAAGAGTTTATGTTAGCAGGTTTGAGTTGGAACATGAGTTTTTAAATATCGAAAGAAAGGCGAAAGAGAATAGAATAGGATTATGGAATTGGACTAATAACTAA
- a CDS encoding shikimate kinase: MEGNAYALASGTIINAIATGKGSAFGLDLKVYAKVKLIDDGKGKIEGKVLDNPNIKPNLIIRCVKNTLEYFNLDYSAYVETKTEIPIRSGLSSSSATSNAVVLATFDALNEKIDDELIIELGIKSSFDEGLTITGAYDDATASYFGGITITDNIKREIIKKDNMDENLNVLVIIPKLEKNLDVESMKAIGKFVDVAYNEALKGNYFKALFLNGILYASALKFPTNIAIDALKSGALTAGLSGTGPSYIAIVEDDHVEKVMSTLNKYGKVIKTKPNNCGAKII; the protein is encoded by the coding sequence ATGGAGGGTAATGCATATGCTTTGGCATCTGGAACTATAATAAACGCGATAGCTACGGGAAAAGGATCTGCTTTTGGTCTGGATTTGAAAGTTTATGCAAAAGTAAAGCTTATAGATGATGGAAAAGGAAAAATAGAGGGAAAAGTGTTAGATAATCCCAACATAAAACCGAATCTCATAATTCGATGTGTTAAGAATACACTTGAATATTTTAATTTGGATTATTCTGCCTATGTTGAAACAAAAACAGAAATTCCCATAAGATCAGGATTAAGTAGTAGTTCAGCGACATCCAACGCAGTGGTTTTAGCAACCTTTGATGCTTTAAATGAAAAGATAGATGATGAATTAATAATAGAACTTGGAATAAAATCAAGTTTTGATGAAGGATTAACTATTACAGGAGCTTACGATGATGCTACTGCCTCATATTTTGGTGGAATAACTATAACCGACAATATAAAAAGAGAAATTATAAAAAAAGATAATATGGATGAGAATCTTAATGTTTTAGTGATAATCCCAAAATTAGAAAAAAATCTCGATGTTGAAAGTATGAAAGCAATTGGGAAATTTGTAGACGTGGCATACAATGAGGCATTAAAAGGAAATTATTTTAAAGCATTATTTTTAAATGGCATACTCTACGCCTCAGCCCTTAAATTTCCGACAAATATTGCAATAGATGCACTAAAATCGGGAGCTTTAACTGCTGGTTTATCTGGAACCGGACCTTCTTACATTGCTATTGTGGAAGATGATCACGTGGAAAAAGTGATGTCTACCTTAAATAAATATGGAAAAGTAATAAAAACTAAACCCAATAATTGCGGGGCTAAAATAATCTAA
- the pdxT gene encoding pyridoxal 5'-phosphate synthase glutaminase subunit PdxT: MIVGVLSIQGDIEEHEETLKKAGYVPKRIKRPEDLEGIDALIIPGGESTTIGKLMKKYNFIEKIRELDIPILGTCAGMVLLSKGTGIDQILLELMDFTVKRNAYGRQVDSFEKEIEFKGLGKIYGVFIRAPVVDKILSDDVEVIARDGDKIVGVKQGKYMALSFHPELSEDGYKVYKYFVENCVKR; this comes from the coding sequence ATGATTGTTGGAGTTTTATCTATCCAAGGAGATATAGAAGAACACGAGGAGACACTAAAAAAGGCAGGGTATGTTCCAAAAAGAATAAAGAGACCTGAGGATTTAGAAGGAATTGATGCCCTTATAATTCCAGGAGGAGAGAGCACAACAATCGGAAAGTTAATGAAAAAATACAATTTCATAGAAAAAATAAGAGAACTTGATATTCCAATATTGGGAACCTGTGCAGGAATGGTTTTATTATCAAAAGGAACAGGCATTGATCAAATCTTACTTGAATTGATGGATTTCACAGTTAAAAGAAATGCCTATGGAAGGCAGGTAGATAGCTTTGAAAAAGAAATTGAATTTAAAGGCCTTGGAAAAATTTACGGAGTATTTATAAGAGCCCCAGTAGTTGATAAGATTTTAAGTGATGATGTTGAGGTTATAGCAAGAGATGGAGATAAAATTGTTGGTGTTAAGCAGGGGAAGTATATGGCTCTATCGTTCCATCCAGAACTTTCAGAAGATGGATACAAGGTTTATAAGTATTTTGTTGAAAACTGTGTTAAAAGATAA